DNA from Polaribacter sp. NJDZ03:
TTGCTCCATGTGTTAAAATAGATTCAAACTCTAAGTTTCCTTTATTTTTAAAAATCACGTCTTCACTTCTTTGGATTAAACCACCAAAACGATATAAGAAGAAATCATTAAAGCCATCGTTGTCAAAATCTCCTGTAGTTATTCCCCAATTGTTTTCCAAGCTTTCTTTAGGCAAATGTTTAGACCCATCTATAAAATGAGTTCCTTCATTAATCAACAAAACATCTGGAACACCCAAGTCTTGAGGAGTCCAATCTGGTACTACTTTTGTAACACCAACAACAGATGCTCTCACATCCCATGCTAAATTGGTTTTTAATAACCATTCTAAACGCCATTTTCCTTCACCCAAATAGCCTAAGTACCATCCGCTTTTGTCTAAATTTTCGGGAAATCCATTCGCTTCATTTTGCGTTACTTTTTGAATGTCAAAAGGCATTTTATGTTCGGTTTTAGAACTTCCAATAAACAACGGAATACTTGGTTTTTCAGGGCCTCTAGGAAAACGATAAAAATCGGAAAGTTGTATAGCTGCATCCGCATAAAAAGTTATACCATCATGACTTTTGTTTCCTTCATCTCTTAAATCTAATCGTTTCAGTTTTTCATCAAAAGAAATAGAATTATTTGCAATTTGATAATAACTTTTACCTCTTGCTAAATAATAATCTAAATCACCATCATTATCTATGTCTGCCTGTGCAGCAGTACTCATCTGGTCTATATTCTGTAACTCTTTAGGTAACCATTCTTTAGATAAGTTGGTAAATGAAAAATCGTTATTTCCTTTCCAAAATTCTGCGGCAGCATAAGGAGAAAATGTTAGTAAATCTAGTATTCCATCATTGTTAAAATCTGTAATTAGTAAACGTTCTGCATTAATTTGTTCAAAAGCTTCACTCTTTTTATAAGTAAATGTTCCGTTTCCATTATTTTCGAATAATAGATTTCTTGGAATTTCTTCATTGACCATTTGTTCTGCATTAATTTGAAGAAAATCTAAATCACCATCATTATCTAAATCTATCCATCTTACAGAACGACCACGAGCTCCCATTTCTGATAACCCAGTTTCTTCTGTAGCATCCACAAATTTCCCATTATCATTACGTAACAAGCGTTGAGGTTGTGGTGTTGACCCGTTTCCGCCTCCTAAAGAAATTAGCAAATCTAAATCACCATCTTTATCATAATCACCTGCAGCCATTCCATGTAAATCTGCTTTTGGGAAAAGCCCTTTTTGTTCTTTAAAAGTATTGTTTTCTTGTGCCCAAAATAATTGAATAGGTGTGTTGTCATGATTACCTAAAAGTAAATCATATTTTCCATCATTGTTGATGTCTGCGATAGTTGGTCCGCCATATTTCCAGTTTTTTTCTGTATTTAAATGGACTTCTTTAGTTACGTCTATAAATTTTATAGGATTGTTTTTCTCTTTACCTTTATTACAACTGATAAGAGAAATTAATAGAAACCCAAGGGCTAATAATTGTTTCGATTTTGTTTTAAGTAAACGTTTCATTTTTTAATTACTTTTTTATTTTTTTACCAAACCTTCTTGTATATAAATTTGAATTTACTTCTTTTGCTTTTTTAATCATTGGTGGATAAGGAATATCTGTATTAGAGACAAAACCTACATTATAATTTTCACCATCGTGGGCTCTACCAGTAAGTGGAGAATCTAAATATTGAAACCAATGTACTCCTACAAAATATGGGTTGTCTATTGCAGAGTTTGCATAATCTGCCCACATATTAGCTCTATCTTTTTGATCTGCTGCATGAACTAAACCAGAATGAAATAACCCAGAATCTGGTGCTCCCATGTGAAATTCTCCAATAATGGTTGGCATATCTATTTCTTCTAAAAATTTCCA
Protein-coding regions in this window:
- a CDS encoding CRTAC1 family protein yields the protein MKRLLKTKSKQLLALGFLLISLISCNKGKEKNNPIKFIDVTKEVHLNTEKNWKYGGPTIADINNDGKYDLLLGNHDNTPIQLFWAQENNTFKEQKGLFPKADLHGMAAGDYDKDGDLDLLISLGGGNGSTPQPQRLLRNDNGKFVDATEETGLSEMGARGRSVRWIDLDNDGDLDFLQINAEQMVNEEIPRNLLFENNGNGTFTYKKSEAFEQINAERLLITDFNNDGILDLLTFSPYAAAEFWKGNNDFSFTNLSKEWLPKELQNIDQMSTAAQADIDNDGDLDYYLARGKSYYQIANNSISFDEKLKRLDLRDEGNKSHDGITFYADAAIQLSDFYRFPRGPEKPSIPLFIGSSKTEHKMPFDIQKVTQNEANGFPENLDKSGWYLGYLGEGKWRLEWLLKTNLAWDVRASVVGVTKVVPDWTPQDLGVPDVLLINEGTHFIDGSKHLPKESLENNWGITTGDFDNDGFNDFFLYRFGGLIQRSEDVIFKNKGNLEFESILTHGANNIPSKSHGDMGATFDYNLDGKIDILSGDDDNGQWHLYENETVSVNNYALFRVGNSKSNVDAYGAKVYITTKIGKQFKLIGSSSASHAQSFLNTVHFGLGKEKVIEKVEVVWRSGEKSTLTNLKANKIYQF